The genomic region AACGCCGGCCTCTATTACGGCGACCGGGACGAGTTCATCGAGGGTCTCTCTCTGTTGATCGACAACGGCGGGCTGCGTGAGGCAATGGGCCGAAACGGCCAGGCGTACGTCGAGGCAAACTACGCCTGGGACGTGATCCTCAACAAGTACGAGCGGCTCATCCACGACGTGGCGGCCGGGAGCCAGAGGCGGCGACGATCTTCAGCCAGTGCCGGATCGTCCGGGGCGGACGTCGACCAACCGGCCAAGGCCCGACGTGGTGGGCGTGGACGGAGCAGCGGATCGCGGCGCGGGGGGAGCCGAGCCCGGAGCGGTCGGCGATCCTGACCCGGCGTTTCCGCCGGATCGCGTCCGGCCGGCCGGAATACCGTGGCGCTTGATCATCTCGTTGAGCGTCGTCGGTTTCATGTGGAGCAGTTCGGCGGCCTTCTTTTGCACGCCCCCCGCCAACTCGAGCGCGCGGACAATCAGGCGCGCCTCCATGTCGTCGATGACCTCACGAAACGGGACGCCCTCCGGGGGGATGTCGAATTCGGGCCGCCCACGTGAGTAGGGCATACGAACGGTATCCGGAACCAGATCGGCGTCGATCACACTGCTCGTGGCCAGCACCACCGCCCGCTCGATAACATTCTCCAGTTCGCGCACGTTCCCGGGCCAGTGGTACTGCACCAGCAGATCCAGCGCCTCTGGAGTCAGCTCCAGCTCGCCCTTGTCATTCTCCTCGCCGAAGCGTTCCAGGAAGTGCTGAACGAGCAACGGAATATCACCGCGCCGCTCGCGCAGCGGCGGTAGATCGACCGTGATGACGTGCAACCGGTAGTAGAGATCTTCCCGGAACTGGCCCGCCGCCACCATCGCCCACAAGTCCTGGTTCGTAGCGGCGATGATCCGGACATCCACTCTCACCGTGTCGATGCCGCCGAGACGCATGAACTCCCGCTCCTGAATGACGCGCAGCAGTTTCGCCTGGGTCTCGAGCGGCACGGCTCCGATCTCGTCGAAGAAGATGCTCCCACGGTCGGCCAACTCGAACAGCCCCTTCTTGGGGGCGACCGCCCCGGTGAACGCTCCCTTGACGTGGCCGAAGAGATTCGACTCGAGGAGGTCGGGGGGCAGGCTGCCGGAGTTGACCGTGACGAACGGCCGGTCGGATCGGGGAGAGTGTTCGTGTACCGCCTGCGCCACCAGTTCCTTACCGGTGCCGCTCTCGCCAGTGACCAGAATCGTAGCGCGACTGGGCGCGGCCCGGGCGACCAGTTCGAAGACTCCGCGCATCCGGTCGCCGGTTCCCAGCAGCTTGCCGAAACGGGTGGCGTTCGCATCGATGGCGGGGCGCGACGCATCGTCGCCCCCCGTCACCTGCCGGTGATGCTCGACGGCGTTCAGGACGACCTGCACGACGTCTTCGTTCGTGAACGGCTTCTCGATAAAATCGAAGGCACCGCCCTTCATCGCGTCGCGCACGGTCTGCGTCGTGCCGTAGGCCGTGACCATGATCACCGGCAGGTTGGGATCGCGCTGTCGCAGCGTCTTCAACACGTCCATTCCGTTGACGCCGGGCATCATCACGTCGAGCAGCACCGCATCGAACCTGCCGTCCCGGGCCGCCTCGATACCCGCGACGCCGTCGGCCGCGAGCTGCACGCGGCACCCCTCGCTCACGAGGAGGGACTCCAGAACGTCCCGCATGATCTCTTCGTCATCCACCACGAGGACGGCAGTCCCGGCGAGCCTCGAGTCGCGCGGTGGATCGGCGCCCGGATCGGCTACGGCGACATCCGGTCCGGGATTGGAGGCGACTGCACTCACGGCAGTACCGCCTCCGCCACGCGCGACCGCGACGTGACCGTCGTCGCAAGCGGAAGGCTCAGAGTGAACCTGGTGCCCTGGCCGGCCTGGCTGTCGCACTCGATGGTTCCCTCGTGCTCACGGACTACGCCGTAAGTGATCGAGAGCCCGAGCCCGGTGCCCTGCCCCGCCGGCTTGGTCGTGTAGAACGGGTCGTAGATGCGCGACAGATGCTCGGGCGCGATGCCCGCCCCGGTGTCGGCCACCTCGATCACTGCGTTTCCTCCCGCAACACGGGTCGAGACCGTCAGCCAGCCACCGCTCGACATCGCGTCGCGCGCATTGAGGCAGAGGTTCAGGAAGACCTGCTGCAGCTTGAACTCGACTCCCTGGATAACCGGCGAGGGATCGGCCAACTCGCGACGCACCTTCACGTTGCCCGACTCGAGCTGGTGCTCGACCAAGCCAAGGACATCGTTGATCACCGTGTTGATTGGCACCGGCCCCGCGCTCTCCGATCGGCCGGGCCGCGCAAGGTGCAGCAAGCCGTTGACGATCTTCGCCGCACGAAACGTCTGCCGTTCGATCTTGTGGAGCATGCGCGTCCTGGGATCGTCCGGGTCGGCCCCGCTGAGAAGCGTCTGCGTGAAACTGGAAATCCCCGTGAGCGGAGTCTTTACCTCATGCGCCACTCCGGCCGCCAACTGGCCGATGGAGGCGAACTTCTCGGAGAGTTGCACCTGCTCCTCGAGCTGCGCCCGCTCGGTGATATCCACGACGATCAGCATCGTTCCGCCTGTCTCGCCATCCGGTGTCAGGAGAGGGGCGAGCTCCGCATGAACGAGCAGGCGGCGCGGCTCGGCGTGACGCGAGACGAGCGGCGCGCGGTAGACGTCTCCCTGTGACTGCGGATTCTCGCGCCGGGCACTCCGAAGCCGGTCGACAAACGCCGGATCGAACAGTTCATCGAGCCTCCGGCCGATCGCCTCCAAACGCGGAACGCCGTACATCCGCTCGAGTCCGGCGTTCCAGCGGACCACGCGATCCTCAAGATCGACAACGGCCAGCCCGTCGCTGAGCGACTCGATGATGTTCTCGCTGAACTGCCGCATCCGATCCAGCTCGTCCGCCTTCTCGTGGAGCTGGCCATAGAGTCGACCATTCTCGAGCGCGGTCGCCGCCTGACCCGCCACCGCGGTCAGCAGGCTTACATCTTCGCTGCTGAGCGGCTCTCCGCTCCCCTTTCGGCCAAGCGCGAGTACGGCGATGACACCTTCCTCCGCGATGCACGGCACGAAGTAGTAGAGTCCCTGATCCCGCCAGAACGCGACATCCCGCGGAGCGCACTGCCGCCGGTGGGCCGGATCGTCCAGAAGGACGGTATGCCGGCCAGCCATCCGCTCTCCGACACTCGACGCGCGGGAAAGCGACGGGGGCGGGACATCGAAGCCCACCCAGCGGATGGGCAGGAAATCGCTACGCATCAGGGATGGAGCGTCGAACGATTCCCGGACCCTTCCATTGCCGTTCGCTTCGGCGCCTTCACCCGCCGCGAGACCCGGTCCGAGCAGCAGCGCCATGCGGTCAACCGCCAGCGTGCTGGCGACGCGCTGCACAAGGCGCTCGCTCAGCCGCTCCAGGTCCAGATCGGCGTTCAGATCCTGGGCGAAACGGACCAGTGCGCGCCGATAGTCGAACCTGTCCCGGTAGTAGAGCCGGTCGAGCATCGTCTGGATCGTGCGTGTCACGGGGCCGGCCAGCAAGACCACGACCGCGGTAGCCAGGAGCGCGATGATCGTGTTGTTGCGATCCGAACCGTCCAGGAAAACGGCGGTAGCGAGCCATTCGAACGCCAAGTAGATGCCGACCATTGCCGC from Acidobacteriota bacterium harbors:
- a CDS encoding PAS domain-containing protein, producing the protein MSAKSPTMKRRHRGGDYRGDWSRALLAVAVVAVLLCLSVANAVVQSTWSGVEDGILWEERPDGLVVAAIDPSAPAAAAGVVPGDVLLAVDGVPIEQRRELLLRLYAARVGATLDYTLLRADEARLLTVAVVPISAGSFPIYMALASVGLVGLLVGAAVRVRRPGHQATLHFFWLTVAFFGVFAFSYVGRFDLLDWFFFWADEVATLLVAPLFMHFALVFPERAPGWLRHRLGSRVLPIVYAPAVILGLMQAATVANTPSGAPFQQAVERIWNLEHLYLALCTLGGLALMVSALRRVRSVTSRRQLRWTVSGAVLGGLPFALGYALPYALGFDPALGLELTAVPLGLIPLAFASAIIRYRLRDVEVIVKRSVVYAVVVAAMVGIYLAFEWLATAVFLDGSDRNNTIIALLATAVVVLLAGPVTRTIQTMLDRLYYRDRFDYRRALVRFAQDLNADLDLERLSERLVQRVASTLAVDRMALLLGPGLAAGEGAEANGNGRVRESFDAPSLMRSDFLPIRWVGFDVPPPSLSRASSVGERMAGRHTVLLDDPAHRRQCAPRDVAFWRDQGLYYFVPCIAEEGVIAVLALGRKGSGEPLSSEDVSLLTAVAGQAATALENGRLYGQLHEKADELDRMRQFSENIIESLSDGLAVVDLEDRVVRWNAGLERMYGVPRLEAIGRRLDELFDPAFVDRLRSARRENPQSQGDVYRAPLVSRHAEPRRLLVHAELAPLLTPDGETGGTMLIVVDITERAQLEEQVQLSEKFASIGQLAAGVAHEVKTPLTGISSFTQTLLSGADPDDPRTRMLHKIERQTFRAAKIVNGLLHLARPGRSESAGPVPINTVINDVLGLVEHQLESGNVKVRRELADPSPVIQGVEFKLQQVFLNLCLNARDAMSSGGWLTVSTRVAGGNAVIEVADTGAGIAPEHLSRIYDPFYTTKPAGQGTGLGLSITYGVVREHEGTIECDSQAGQGTRFTLSLPLATTVTSRSRVAEAVLP
- a CDS encoding sigma-54-dependent Fis family transcriptional regulator; amino-acid sequence: MSAVASNPGPDVAVADPGADPPRDSRLAGTAVLVVDDEEIMRDVLESLLVSEGCRVQLAADGVAGIEAARDGRFDAVLLDVMMPGVNGMDVLKTLRQRDPNLPVIMVTAYGTTQTVRDAMKGGAFDFIEKPFTNEDVVQVVLNAVEHHRQVTGGDDASRPAIDANATRFGKLLGTGDRMRGVFELVARAAPSRATILVTGESGTGKELVAQAVHEHSPRSDRPFVTVNSGSLPPDLLESNLFGHVKGAFTGAVAPKKGLFELADRGSIFFDEIGAVPLETQAKLLRVIQEREFMRLGGIDTVRVDVRIIAATNQDLWAMVAAGQFREDLYYRLHVITVDLPPLRERRGDIPLLVQHFLERFGEENDKGELELTPEALDLLVQYHWPGNVRELENVIERAVVLATSSVIDADLVPDTVRMPYSRGRPEFDIPPEGVPFREVIDDMEARLIVRALELAGGVQKKAAELLHMKPTTLNEMIKRHGIPAGRTRSGGNAGSGSPTAPGSAPPAPRSAAPSTPTTSGLGRLVDVRPGRSGTG